One Lycium barbarum isolate Lr01 chromosome 5, ASM1917538v2, whole genome shotgun sequence genomic window carries:
- the LOC132639774 gene encoding uncharacterized protein LOC132639774, translating to MASLSQRSVKNYFTKVLKSSVASSSQPNQEANANHSEVPLPSSQEFDLSTLNYDPGERTPILDYHPNHRDVIRRACLINGPCQPQLLQHEYPQTNISGSMRRFNSEWFDDVYHDWLEFSVSKDTVYCLYCYLFKGYNTNQGGGEIFSTVGFKSWQKKKNLGKHIGLPNSPHNQSKKKCQDLLRVQQSIHFALEMQFSQFKHVYLVRLSASVDVVRLLITQGLTFQGHNESKSSLSRGNFLQISHDIVSACKIETIKAILGELNGDYFSLLVDESFDVSRKDQMAIVLRYIDRNGFVMERLFDIVHVQDTSALSLKRAIEQDLANAMLLVEVAKIRLQAYRDEEWGSLIARVSLFCIKHEILVPNFEESYVSSLRSRRRLDDNKVSHHYHVEVFCNIIDWQLQELKDRFGEATTDLLHGISCLNPIDLFSSVDIRKIMKMAKLHPDDFNEFNMGSLENQLAGYIIDVRDVDERFSNLKGLCDLSKKLVQTKKHSNYPLVFRLVKLALLLPVATASVERAFSAMKFIKNDLRSQMSDDFFSGCLVPYLEKDVFDNVSNDAIINTFQDMKPRRVLL from the exons ATGGCTTCTTTG TCTCAACGTTCAGTGAAGAACTATTTTACCAAAGTACTGAAATCAAGTGTAGCTTCTTCTAGTCAACCTAACCAGGAAGCAAATGCCAACCATTCAGAAGTACCATTACCTTCTTCTCAAGAATTTGATTTGAGTACTTTAAATTATGATCCGGGTGAAAGAACCCCAATCTTGGACTATCATCCAAATCATCGTGATGTTATTAGAAGAGCATGCCTTATTAATGGTCCTTGTCAACCTCAGTTGCTTCAGCATGAGTATCCTCAAACGAATATTTCTGGATCAATGCGCCGTTTTAATTCTGAATGGTTTGATGATGTATATCATGATTGGTTGGAGTTTAGTGTTAGTAAAGATACAGTCTATTGTTTGTATTGTTATCTATTTAAAGGCTACAACACCAATCAAGGTGGGGGTGAAATATTTTCAACTGTTGGGTTTAAGAGTTGGCAGAAAAAGAAGAATCTTGGAAAACATATTGGTCTACCGAACAGCCCACATAACCAGTCAAAAAAGAAATGTCAAGATTTATTGCGGGTACAGCAGTCTATTCATTTTGCACTTGAGATGCAATTTAGTCAATTTAAGCATGTGTATTTGGTCCGCTTAAGTGCTTCCGTTGATGTAGTAAGACTTCTTATAACTCAAGGATTGACATTTCAAGGTCATAATGAATCTAAATCATCACTTAGTAGGGGTAATTTTCTTCAAATCTCTCATG ATATTGTGAGTGCTTGTAAGATAGAAACAATTAAAGCTATTCTTGGGGAATTAAATGGTGACTACTTTTCTTTACTAGTTGATGAGTCTTTTGATGTGTCACGCAAGGATCAAATGGCTATTGTCTTACGATATATTGATAGAAATGGATTTGTGATGGAGCGGCTTTTTGACATTGTTCATGTTCAAGATACTAGTGCTTTATCTCTAAAGAGGGCAATT gagcaagatTTGGCAAATGCCATGTTACTTGTTGAAGTAGCAAAAATAAGGTTGCAAGCGTATAGGGATGAAGAATGGGGTTCTCTTATTGCTAGGGTGTCTTTGTTTTGTATCAAGCATGAAATTTTGGTACCTAACTTTGAGGAGTCATATGTTAGCTCTTTAAGATCACGAAGGAGACTTGATGACAATAAAGTctctcatcattatcatgttgAGGTATTTTGCAATATTATTGATTGGCAACTTCAAGAACTTAAAGATCGTTTTGGCGAAGCAACGACCGATTTGCTTCATGGAATTTCTTGTTTGAATCCAATTGACTTGTTTTCAAGTGTTGATATCAGGAAAATAATGAAAATGGCTAAATTACATCCTGATGACTTTAATGAATTCAATATGGGTTCTCTTGAGAATCAACTTGCAGGTTACATTATTGATGTTCGTGATGTTGATGAAAGGTTCTCCAATCTAAAAGGGCTTTGTGATCTTTCGAAAAAATTAGTTCAGACAAAGAAGCATTCAAATTATCCTCTTGTATTCCGCTTAGTGAAACTTGCTTTGCTTCTGCCGGTTGCCACTGCATCCGTTGAAAGAGCTTTTTCAGCAATGAAGTTTATCAAGAATGACTTGCGGAGTCAAATGAGTGATGATTTTTTTAGTGGTTGTTTGGTGCCTTATCTAGAAAAGGATGTATTTGATAATGtttctaatgatgctattattaatACATTTCAAGATATGAAACCTCGTAGAGTACTATTGTAA